From a region of the Daphnia pulicaria isolate SC F1-1A chromosome 1, SC_F0-13Bv2, whole genome shotgun sequence genome:
- the LOC124334261 gene encoding protein croquemort-like isoform X2: MTSEICDVDDSAKEMSSSSTTDSQMPLMEDHRSESATTSTQIHDLTDEHDGGRRRMGRSWPRCCAISGLVTAVVCAILALTFPLLYHAILNYELSLQKGTFTYKMWEEPPIDMYIKLYFFNITNSEEILENNQAKPVLQQCGPYTFKESHHRVNIQPHDNYTMTYQQRRVWHFVEELSNGTLADNITTLNVPLVGATYTLRFQPLWYKVGFNRIVRLLGSQLFVTKNASELTFEGYADPLLELGKRLPPGTFPPFDKFGWFYQRNNSESFDGVFNVFTGADHISKVGEMDLWNYSSHTNFYESYCGMVNGSFGEAWAPRRNKTSISMYVTDICRSVTLDYEKEVIDAGVPAYRYTATEKVFANATVHPDNWCFCSGGACNPSGIGNSSTCRFGAPVFTSYPHFYLADPYYIDQVEGLRPEKDLHQFYIDLEPEMAVPTSVRARLQINILIEPDIDIDAVRNLNRTFLPLVWFELSADLTPDLGVWINLANRVPVFGTAAFFGFLCLSLVAVAVSGVFLVKRRSRTHAIASVDPASKESDMIDS; encoded by the exons ATGACGTCTGAAATTTGCGACGTCGACGACTCCGCCAAGGAGATGTCGTCTTCTTCAACTACAGACAGTCAAATGCCACTCATGGAAGATCACAGATCCGAATCCGCCACGACATCCACTCAAATTCACGATTTGACTGATGAGCACGATGGAG GTCGACGGAGGATGGGACGAAGCTGGCCGCGCTGTTGCGCCATTTCGGGATTGGTGACCGCCGTCGTTTGCGCCATTCTGGCCCTCACGTTTCCCTTACTCTACCACGCCATCCTCAATTAT GAATTGTCATTACAAAAGGGGACGTTCACATACAAAATGTGGGAAGAACCTCCGATCGATATGTACATCaaattgtatttcttcaatatAACCAACAGTGAAGAGATTCTGGAAAACAATCAGGCGAAACCTGTTCTTCAACAGTGTGGACCTTACACATtcaa AGAATCGCACCATCGAGTCAACATCCAACCTCATGACAACTACACGATGACTTATCAGCAACGTCGAGTCTGGCATTTCGTCGAAGAACTCAGCAACGGAACTCTTGCCGATAATATTACGACCCTTAACGTTCCATTAGTG GGAGCCACTTACACTCTCCGTTTTCAGCCGCTCTGGTACAAAGTTGGATTCAACCGAATTGTCAGATTGCTCGGTAGCCAGCTCTTTGTGACAAAGAATGCTTCTGAATTGACTTTTGAAGGATACGCTGATCCCCTTCTCGAACTTGGCAAACGTTTACCGCCCGGCACTTTCCCTCCTTTCGATAAATTCGGTTGGTTTTACCAG CGCAACAATTCCGAATCGTTCGACGGAGTGTTCAATGTTTTTACCGGAGCAGATCACATTAGCAAAGTGGGCGAGATGGATTTGTGGAACTACTCATCACATACCAA CTTTTATGAATCTTATTGTGGAATGGTCAATGGATCTTTTGGTGAGGCTTGGGCTCCTCGTCGTAATAAAACAAGCATCTCCATGTACGTCACCGACATCTGCAG ATCCGTGACATTAGACTACGAAAAGGAAGTCATTGATGCAGGTGTGCCCGCGTATCGCTATACTGCCACAGAGAAAGTCTTTGCCAATGCCACGGTCCATCCGGATAATTGGTGTTTCTGCTCGGGAGGTGCTTGTAATCCTTCCGGAATAGGAAACTCATCCACTTGTCGTTTCGGTGCACCCGTTTTCACCTCTTACCCACACTTTTACCTGGCTGATCCTTATTACATCGACCAAGTGGAGGGATTAAGACCTGAAAAGGATCTCCATCAGTTCTACATTGATTTGGAACCA GAAATGGCAGTTCCAACGTCGGTTAGGGCTCGCTTGCAAATCAATATTCTCATTGAACCAGATATTGACATAGA TGCCGTGAGGAATCTCAACCGGACGTTCCTCCCTCTtgtctggtttgaattgagtGCCGATTTGACACCGGATCTGGGCGTTTGGATCAACTTGGCCAACCGGGTGCCAGTTTTCGGCACGGCCGCGTTTTTCGGCTTCCTCTGCCTCAGTCTGGTGGCCGTGGCCGTCTCAGGTGTGTTCCTTGTCAAGAGGAGATCGCGGACTCACGCCATCGCTTCGGTCGACCCCGCCAGCAAAGAAAGCGACATGATTGACTCTTGA
- the LOC124334261 gene encoding protein croquemort-like isoform X1, which yields MFIFASSMERPGYQVKMTSEICDVDDSAKEMSSSSTTDSQMPLMEDHRSESATTSTQIHDLTDEHDGGRRRMGRSWPRCCAISGLVTAVVCAILALTFPLLYHAILNYELSLQKGTFTYKMWEEPPIDMYIKLYFFNITNSEEILENNQAKPVLQQCGPYTFKESHHRVNIQPHDNYTMTYQQRRVWHFVEELSNGTLADNITTLNVPLVGATYTLRFQPLWYKVGFNRIVRLLGSQLFVTKNASELTFEGYADPLLELGKRLPPGTFPPFDKFGWFYQRNNSESFDGVFNVFTGADHISKVGEMDLWNYSSHTNFYESYCGMVNGSFGEAWAPRRNKTSISMYVTDICRSVTLDYEKEVIDAGVPAYRYTATEKVFANATVHPDNWCFCSGGACNPSGIGNSSTCRFGAPVFTSYPHFYLADPYYIDQVEGLRPEKDLHQFYIDLEPEMAVPTSVRARLQINILIEPDIDIDAVRNLNRTFLPLVWFELSADLTPDLGVWINLANRVPVFGTAAFFGFLCLSLVAVAVSGVFLVKRRSRTHAIASVDPASKESDMIDS from the exons atgtttatttttgcttCTTCTATGGAGCGACCAGG TTACCAAGTGAAGATGACGTCTGAAATTTGCGACGTCGACGACTCCGCCAAGGAGATGTCGTCTTCTTCAACTACAGACAGTCAAATGCCACTCATGGAAGATCACAGATCCGAATCCGCCACGACATCCACTCAAATTCACGATTTGACTGATGAGCACGATGGAG GTCGACGGAGGATGGGACGAAGCTGGCCGCGCTGTTGCGCCATTTCGGGATTGGTGACCGCCGTCGTTTGCGCCATTCTGGCCCTCACGTTTCCCTTACTCTACCACGCCATCCTCAATTAT GAATTGTCATTACAAAAGGGGACGTTCACATACAAAATGTGGGAAGAACCTCCGATCGATATGTACATCaaattgtatttcttcaatatAACCAACAGTGAAGAGATTCTGGAAAACAATCAGGCGAAACCTGTTCTTCAACAGTGTGGACCTTACACATtcaa AGAATCGCACCATCGAGTCAACATCCAACCTCATGACAACTACACGATGACTTATCAGCAACGTCGAGTCTGGCATTTCGTCGAAGAACTCAGCAACGGAACTCTTGCCGATAATATTACGACCCTTAACGTTCCATTAGTG GGAGCCACTTACACTCTCCGTTTTCAGCCGCTCTGGTACAAAGTTGGATTCAACCGAATTGTCAGATTGCTCGGTAGCCAGCTCTTTGTGACAAAGAATGCTTCTGAATTGACTTTTGAAGGATACGCTGATCCCCTTCTCGAACTTGGCAAACGTTTACCGCCCGGCACTTTCCCTCCTTTCGATAAATTCGGTTGGTTTTACCAG CGCAACAATTCCGAATCGTTCGACGGAGTGTTCAATGTTTTTACCGGAGCAGATCACATTAGCAAAGTGGGCGAGATGGATTTGTGGAACTACTCATCACATACCAA CTTTTATGAATCTTATTGTGGAATGGTCAATGGATCTTTTGGTGAGGCTTGGGCTCCTCGTCGTAATAAAACAAGCATCTCCATGTACGTCACCGACATCTGCAG ATCCGTGACATTAGACTACGAAAAGGAAGTCATTGATGCAGGTGTGCCCGCGTATCGCTATACTGCCACAGAGAAAGTCTTTGCCAATGCCACGGTCCATCCGGATAATTGGTGTTTCTGCTCGGGAGGTGCTTGTAATCCTTCCGGAATAGGAAACTCATCCACTTGTCGTTTCGGTGCACCCGTTTTCACCTCTTACCCACACTTTTACCTGGCTGATCCTTATTACATCGACCAAGTGGAGGGATTAAGACCTGAAAAGGATCTCCATCAGTTCTACATTGATTTGGAACCA GAAATGGCAGTTCCAACGTCGGTTAGGGCTCGCTTGCAAATCAATATTCTCATTGAACCAGATATTGACATAGA TGCCGTGAGGAATCTCAACCGGACGTTCCTCCCTCTtgtctggtttgaattgagtGCCGATTTGACACCGGATCTGGGCGTTTGGATCAACTTGGCCAACCGGGTGCCAGTTTTCGGCACGGCCGCGTTTTTCGGCTTCCTCTGCCTCAGTCTGGTGGCCGTGGCCGTCTCAGGTGTGTTCCTTGTCAAGAGGAGATCGCGGACTCACGCCATCGCTTCGGTCGACCCCGCCAGCAAAGAAAGCGACATGATTGACTCTTGA
- the LOC124334261 gene encoding protein croquemort-like isoform X3: MGRSWPRCCAISGLVTAVVCAILALTFPLLYHAILNYELSLQKGTFTYKMWEEPPIDMYIKLYFFNITNSEEILENNQAKPVLQQCGPYTFKESHHRVNIQPHDNYTMTYQQRRVWHFVEELSNGTLADNITTLNVPLVGATYTLRFQPLWYKVGFNRIVRLLGSQLFVTKNASELTFEGYADPLLELGKRLPPGTFPPFDKFGWFYQRNNSESFDGVFNVFTGADHISKVGEMDLWNYSSHTNFYESYCGMVNGSFGEAWAPRRNKTSISMYVTDICRSVTLDYEKEVIDAGVPAYRYTATEKVFANATVHPDNWCFCSGGACNPSGIGNSSTCRFGAPVFTSYPHFYLADPYYIDQVEGLRPEKDLHQFYIDLEPEMAVPTSVRARLQINILIEPDIDIDAVRNLNRTFLPLVWFELSADLTPDLGVWINLANRVPVFGTAAFFGFLCLSLVAVAVSGVFLVKRRSRTHAIASVDPASKESDMIDS; this comes from the exons ATGGGACGAAGCTGGCCGCGCTGTTGCGCCATTTCGGGATTGGTGACCGCCGTCGTTTGCGCCATTCTGGCCCTCACGTTTCCCTTACTCTACCACGCCATCCTCAATTAT GAATTGTCATTACAAAAGGGGACGTTCACATACAAAATGTGGGAAGAACCTCCGATCGATATGTACATCaaattgtatttcttcaatatAACCAACAGTGAAGAGATTCTGGAAAACAATCAGGCGAAACCTGTTCTTCAACAGTGTGGACCTTACACATtcaa AGAATCGCACCATCGAGTCAACATCCAACCTCATGACAACTACACGATGACTTATCAGCAACGTCGAGTCTGGCATTTCGTCGAAGAACTCAGCAACGGAACTCTTGCCGATAATATTACGACCCTTAACGTTCCATTAGTG GGAGCCACTTACACTCTCCGTTTTCAGCCGCTCTGGTACAAAGTTGGATTCAACCGAATTGTCAGATTGCTCGGTAGCCAGCTCTTTGTGACAAAGAATGCTTCTGAATTGACTTTTGAAGGATACGCTGATCCCCTTCTCGAACTTGGCAAACGTTTACCGCCCGGCACTTTCCCTCCTTTCGATAAATTCGGTTGGTTTTACCAG CGCAACAATTCCGAATCGTTCGACGGAGTGTTCAATGTTTTTACCGGAGCAGATCACATTAGCAAAGTGGGCGAGATGGATTTGTGGAACTACTCATCACATACCAA CTTTTATGAATCTTATTGTGGAATGGTCAATGGATCTTTTGGTGAGGCTTGGGCTCCTCGTCGTAATAAAACAAGCATCTCCATGTACGTCACCGACATCTGCAG ATCCGTGACATTAGACTACGAAAAGGAAGTCATTGATGCAGGTGTGCCCGCGTATCGCTATACTGCCACAGAGAAAGTCTTTGCCAATGCCACGGTCCATCCGGATAATTGGTGTTTCTGCTCGGGAGGTGCTTGTAATCCTTCCGGAATAGGAAACTCATCCACTTGTCGTTTCGGTGCACCCGTTTTCACCTCTTACCCACACTTTTACCTGGCTGATCCTTATTACATCGACCAAGTGGAGGGATTAAGACCTGAAAAGGATCTCCATCAGTTCTACATTGATTTGGAACCA GAAATGGCAGTTCCAACGTCGGTTAGGGCTCGCTTGCAAATCAATATTCTCATTGAACCAGATATTGACATAGA TGCCGTGAGGAATCTCAACCGGACGTTCCTCCCTCTtgtctggtttgaattgagtGCCGATTTGACACCGGATCTGGGCGTTTGGATCAACTTGGCCAACCGGGTGCCAGTTTTCGGCACGGCCGCGTTTTTCGGCTTCCTCTGCCTCAGTCTGGTGGCCGTGGCCGTCTCAGGTGTGTTCCTTGTCAAGAGGAGATCGCGGACTCACGCCATCGCTTCGGTCGACCCCGCCAGCAAAGAAAGCGACATGATTGACTCTTGA
- the LOC124334600 gene encoding serine incorporator 5-like, with the protein MAKQGCCSSQLGCCLGRLGCRFCCRCCPTAFESTTTRLMYTLMLLLGTGFMCVSLTPHIEKILEENIPHFEATCELLKIGDNCKLLVGYMAVYRTAFALSGFFFLMSLFTIGLKKSRGFRAGFHNGAWLWKFLILIGIGVGVFCLPEERITHFQIVWMYIALVGAVAFVLIQLWLLVFFARSLGNKINHRVAEGGSAVCWYGVSSMCTLLCFAITIVGTMALFKFFTTWDGCTTNKIFIGINAGLSLFLSVISVLICCGPRETHSALLQSGIISVYITYLTWTAVSSIPREPTPSPESSVQPKSKGLMEIPENGGISDQQFYCGPVGAAFDYNEFILPYVGVAIMFFSVVYSSLGTSADSAVALGVTGHRRDSELNADERTKKSSSCLPSCCGTRGDSTVNGGRDDGPGGGGGQRVFRNERDGTVYNYSLFHVVFCLASMYIMMTLTAWIRPEQATLSSFNQNWPTVWIKMGSSWACVLLYLIALPMRRFGRYNRIGGGDNGSPPLTNSQRIQTREIYERETVT; encoded by the exons ATGGCTAAACAAGGGTGCTGCAGTTCACAG CTTGGATGCTGCTTAGGGAGACTTGGGTGCAGATTTTGCTGCAGGTGCTGCCCTACTGCATTTGAGTCTACCACAACTAGATTAATGTACACATTGATGCTGCTTTTGGGGACAGGATTCATGTGTGTCAGCCTCACCCCACACATAGAAAAAATATTGGAAGAAAAT ATACCTCATTTTGAAGCTACCTGTGAACTGCTCAAGATTGGTGACAACTGCAAACTTTTAGTTGGATACATGGCCGTTTATCGAACTGCTTTTGCCTTGTCTGGATTCTTTTTCCTCATGTCTCTGTTCACCATTGGACTGAAGAAGAGTCGAGGCTTCAGGGCTGGATTCCACAACGGAGCTTGGTTGTGGAAGTTCCTCATTTTGATTGGCATCGGAGTTGGAGTGTTCTGTCTACCAGAAGAAAGAATAACTCATTTCCAAATAG TTTGGATGTACATAGCCCTCGTAGGAGCCGTCGCCTTCGTCCTCATCCAATTGTGGCTCCTTGTCTTCTTCGCGCGGAGCCTTGGTAACAAAATCAATCACAGGGTAGCCGAAGGCGGCAGTGCTGTCTGTTGGTATGGAG TGTCTTCCATGTGTACCTTATTGTGTTTCGCCATCACCATCGTCGGAACCATGGcgcttttcaagtttttcacgACTTGGGATGGGTGCACGACTAACAAGATTTTTATTGGCATCAACGCCGGATTGTCTCTTTTCCTGTCTGTCATATCCGTCCTAATTTGCTGTGGACCaa GAGAAACACATTCTGCCTTACTACAGTCGGGTATCATATCAGTTTATATAACTTACTTGACGTGGACGGCCGTGTCGAGTATTCCAAGAGAGCCGACTCCATCTCCTGAGTCGTCGGTTCAGCCGAAATCCAAGGGGTTGATG GAAATACCCGAAAATGGGGGTATATCGgatcaacaattttattgcgGACCGGTCGGTGCAGCGTTCGACTACAACGAGTTCATTTTGCCTTACGTGGGTGTGGCCATCATGTTTTTTTCCGTGGTTTATTCCAG CTTAGGCACGTCAGCTGACAGCGCAGTGGCTCTCGGCGTCACCGGTCACCGACGCGACTCTGAACTAAACGCTGATGAACGTACAAAGAAATCCTCGTCTTGCCTTCCATCCTGTTGCGGCACTCGCG GTGATTCAACAGTAAATGGTGGGAGGGATGACGGCCCAGGAGGAGGCGGCGGACAACGGGTCTTTCGCAACGAACGCGATGGAACAGTTTACAATTACAGCCTCTTTCATGTCGTCTTTTGTTTGGCTTCCATGTACATCATGATGACGCTCACCGCATGGATCAG gccggaACAGGCAACGCTGTCGAgtttcaatcaaaattggCCGACAGTTTGGATTAAAATGGGGTCGTCTTGGGCTTGTGTCCTCCTCTATCTCATCGCACTACCCATGCGCCGGTTTGGAAGGTACAATCGAATTGGTGGTGGTGATAACGGTTCACCTCCACTCACCAACTCGCAACGTATTCAGACGAGGGAGATTTACGAGCGAGAAACGGTGACTTAA
- the LOC124336125 gene encoding CDK-activating kinase assembly factor MAT1-like has product MDGNDQTCPKCKTTKYRNPAMILMVNACGHALCESCVELIFAKGSAACPECKCALRRQNFRIQLFEDPAVDKEVDIRKRILKEFNKRQEDFSTLREYNDYLEEVENIIFNLVFDVDSTNTNKMIDNYKKENKDITMKNRNRQSQEEIELEELLEAEKAQQSEKANSYVNAELEEKKQKHKAREKLIDELMFSDADAKSIVASHVQATAALAKEQPKAAAQAGGPVVKSSKFSSGIQIGLRQNTSSFLPIPKQQDLPLFHYSAPVFDYNGPSPPAIEVLGKLKYFANIRAANATERAGGYTEALSCCRALQEAMGGLFYIPQSGHKTAVAASAEETDDMETA; this is encoded by the exons ATGGATGGAAACGATCAAACGTGCCCAAAATGCAAGACAACCAAATACCGAAATCCTGCCATGATTCTGATGGTAAATGCCTGTGGTCATGCTCTTTGCGAGTCCTGCGTAGAACTTATCTTCGCCAAAG GCTCTGCGGCTTGTCCGGAATGCAAGTGTGCACTCAGAAGACAAAATTTTAGAATTCAGCTCTTTGAGGATCCTGCTGTTGACAAAGAGGTTGATATCCGCAAGAGAATTCTGAAAGAGTTTAACAAACGCCAGGAGGATTTCTCCACTCTGCGAGAGTACAATGATTACCTGGAAGAGGtggaaaatataattttcaaCCTGGTTTTCGATGTTGACTCTACAAACACCAACAAGATGATTGACAACTacaagaaggaaaacaaagacATAACaatgaaaaacagaaacaggCAGAGCCAAGAAGAGATTGAATTGGAAGAGTTATTGGAAGCTGAAAAAGCCCAGCAGTCGGAAAAGGCCAATTCGTACGTCAATGCCGagctggaagaaaagaagcagAAACACAAGGCTCGAGAGAAACTTATCGATGAGCTCATGTTTTCGGACGCCGATGCCAAGTCGATCGTGGCCTCTCACGTTCAAGCAACCGCCGCACTGGCTAAAGAACAACCGAAAGCAGCCGCCCAGGCCGGTGGACCAGTTGTCAAATCGAGCAAATTCTCATCAGGAATTCAGATTGGCCTTCGTCAGAACACGAGTTCGTTCCTTCCCATTCCCAAGCAACAAGATTTGCCACTCTTCCATTACTCAGCTCCCGTTTTCGACTACAACGGGCCTTCACCTCCGGCCATCGAAGTGCTGGGCAAGTTGAAGTATTTCGCCAATATCCGAGCGGCCAATGCTACTGAAAGAGCCGGTGGCTACACTGAAGCTTTATCTTGCTGCCGGGCTCTTCAAGAGGCGATGGGGGGATTGTTTTATATCCCGCAATCGGGCCACAAGACAGCCGTAGCCGCTTCAGCCGAAGAAACCGACGACATGGAAACAGCATAA